The sequence below is a genomic window from Desulfomicrobium macestii.
CCTGAAACTTTGCGCTCCTAAATCTTGAACTTGCTGACCATGGTGTCAAGGCCCTCGGCCAGACCGGACAGGTTCTGCGCATTCTCGTGCACGGATTTTGCCGTCGAGGTTACTTCCTCGGCGACGCTGCGCACCTGCCCCACGTCACGGGCGATGTCGCGCACCACCGAGTCCACATGGGCCACGCTCTCATTGACCTGCTGAACTCCGACAGAGGCCTGGCCGACGTTTTCGGCAATGTCGCGCGTGGTCACGGACTGCTCTTCAACGGCCGCGGCGATGGACCCGACAATGACATCCACGTCACCGATGACCTCCGTGATCTCTGCGATTTCCGAAATCGTCTGACCGGTCGCCTGTTGGATGCCCTGGATACGGTTGCGGATCTCTTCGGTCTCCTTTGCCGTCTGTTGGGCCAGTTCCTTGATCTCGTTGGCGACAACGGCGAACCCCCGCCCGGCATCACCGGCCCGGGCCGCCTCGATGGTGGCATTGAGCGCAAGCAGGTTGGTCTGCGAGGAAATGGCGGTGATGGATTCTGTCACCTTGCCGATATCCCTCGTCGCCGCGCCCAGCTCACTGACCTGGGCCGTGGCCTTGCTCGCGGCGGACACGGCCCGGACAGTCATCTCCTTGGCCTTGCCGGTGCTGACCGCGATCTCGGAAATGGTCGCGCTCATTTCATCCGAATTGGTGGCCACGGTGCCGATGTTGACCGTGAACTCCTCCATGGCCGCCGCCACGGTGTTCATGTTCGAACTCATGTCGTCCGTGGAGGATGCCGCCGCCTTGGAAGTTTGCGTCATCGTGTCCGCGTAGCCGTTGAGGCTGCCGGCCAGCTGCAACAGCCCCTGGGAGGCGCTGGCCACCTGATTCGAGCTTTGCGCCACACTCGCGAGCATGTTCCGGATCTTCTCCATGAGCTTGTTGAACCAGGAACACAGCTCGCCAATCTCGTCGCTGGACGTGACCGCAAGGCTGTCGGTCAGGTCGGCCCGGTCTTCCGTGATGTCGACGATACGCGTCTTCATGAGCGACAGCGGGCGGATGATGAGACGCATGAGCACAAACGAGCTGATCAATCCGGCCGCCATGAGCACCACCGCCATGAGGGCCAGGATATAGAATCCCACATCGCGGATCGCCGTGGTCCAGGAGGACGCATCGAATGCATAGACCAGAACGCCGACCTGCCCGCCCGCATAATCCCTGACCGGGAAAGCCGCCAACGCTGCATTGCCGTATCGTTCATAAACAGTGCCCTGCTGTCCTTTCAGCAAAAAATCCAGGGTCACGAGACCCTCGACCCGTCCGTCCTCGGTGGGGGTGACCAGAACGAACTTGTCGCCGACCAGAGGGTTCTTTTCCGGATTTTGCAGGGCCGTGGCCACGGACAGATTCGCGGCGTTCATGTACACGACCATGCTCTGCCCCTCACCGGAGGCGGCTCCCGCGATGACGGACTCGAAGGATTCAAGGGTTTCGACCGACCCCAACTGCTTGCCGTCGGCATCAACTACCGGAGCTATGCCTCGGATGGCGAAGCCGCCGCTGCCGACCTCGATACCCTTGATGGGCTTGCCGTTGGTATTTACCTGCACGACCGTTTCCCTGAAAGAGGTCAGGTCGTCGGAGATGTCGACCCACTCCCCGCTGCGCTTGGTCTGCTTCTCCCGCCACAGGCGCACCAGGCTGCGCGCCTTGGGCAGATGAAAATGCAGCTGCATGGACTTGCCCGAGATGCTCTTGAACCCGGCCAGATCGTCTTCAAGCAACCTCCTGAGCTCGTCCCGGGCCTGCTGCATGAGCGGGTCCGCTTCATTTTCGATATTGCCCATATGAGCCAGCTCAAAGGCCTGCACCACATCCGTGCGCCGGGAAAAAAGCGCGGCCTTTTCAAGTCCCTGAGTCGCCAGCGTGGCAATGGCGGTGTCCACCTCGCGCGATTTCTCCTCGGCAATGGAGCGCAGCAGTTGCCCCTGAAAATCAGTCAACTGCGAGCGGATGAGCAACCCGCCCGCAAGGCCAAGGACGACCACCGAAATAAAAAGCGGGAGGACAAATTTGAATCTGAGTTTCATGCCACACTCCAACTGTTTGATTTGAACACGAGCCTTTTCAAAGAGTACTCCCGCATAACCCAGCACTCAGGGGACTTCAACATTTCGTGTTCATTTAATTCGTATCAAGTGATTCAATTTTTACAAAAGGCCTGGAGTTCCGCATCAAGCCTATTTTCAGAACAAACGCCCCTGCACTGCATCCAGTCCAGGGGCGTCGAAATGACAGGGAACAGCAAGCCTTACTTCTTGCGTTCCAGACACAGCGCATGCGTGGTGCACGCAGTCACGCAGGCCGGTTCCAGACCGGCATCAAGGCGGTCCATGCAATAATCGCATTTCCCGACGATATTGTCCTCCTCGTGCAGGACAGGAATGTTCCAGGGGCACGCCGCGATGCACGCCTCGCATCCGATGCACAAGTCCTTAACCACGTACACAAGACCATCGGACTCCCGGCGCACCATGGCTTCCGTGGGACAGGCCGCAACGCAGGCGGGGTCGTCACAATGATAGCAGCTTCGAAAAGAGGCCTTCATCACGATCTTGCCGTCTTTGAGTTCTGGCTTGCCGGAGGTGTGTACGGCGTATTTGATCCCGACGGGATTATTATTCTTGACCTTGCAGTGCACTTCACAGGCCTTGCAGTGAATGCAACGCTTCTTGTCCAATTTCATTCTGTAATTGCTCATCGCTGCCCCCTAGATTTTGCGCACGCCGACAAAATGTTCCTGCATGGAGAGACATCCCCCGCCCTTGTCCCAGCTTTCCAGACCGCCGGGCATGAGCTCATGGTCGGCCGCGCCCTTGCCTATGGCCCGCGATTCCACCGGCAGCTTGTGCCCGAATCCGTGAACCATGAACAGGGCTTCCGGATGCACGCAATCCGTCACAAACGCCCGAATTCTTCCGCTTTCACCCCTGACCGAGAAGACCTCGACCAGGTCGCCGTCGGCGATACCCATCTCGGCGGCGCGGCTGGTGTGAATCCAGGCCACGTTCTCGGGCATCTGCTCGGCCAGGAGAGGATTATTGACCGTGTGCCCCTGGGTGTGCACGCCGACCCGGCCAAAGGCGATGCGGAACATCCCCTGCGGCGGACGTGCCGGAGAAACGTACGGAGGCAGAGTGTCATGTCCGGCCTTGGCCCACTTGCCGCTCAACATCTCGATCTTCCCCGATGGCGTGGGCAGCTTGATTTCGGACATGGGGCGGTACAGAGGCTTGTCGGCCAATTCCACAAAACCCTTGGCCTTGAAGTCCTCGATGCTCACGCCGGTCTCCTGCAACTGGTAGTTCCAGAGGTCCTCGATGGTCTCGAAGGCCAGGGGATCAAGACCCAGGCGCTTGGCCAGACCGCAGATGATTTCCCAGTCGGCCTTGGAGTCAAAGGTCGGCTCCTGAGCCCGGTGCCTGACAAAGAACTGGGGTTTGAGGCCCGACTTGCCGGCGATGATGCTCTCACGCGCCAGGTAGGTGGACAGGGGCAGAACCACATCCGAATTCCAGGCCGTGTCGGACCAGGAGAAGGTGATGCTGACCAGAAGGTCGAGCCCGGCCCATTTTTTCTTCAACGCCTCGGGATCGGGCATGGCCATGAGCGGATCGTGGCGAAAACAGAGGTAGGCCTTGACGGGGTAGGGTTCGCCCGTGACGATGGCGTCATAGGCAAGGTTCACAAGGCCCGGGCCGCCGTCGAACTGCGGGTATTTCCAGCCCACGCCGTCGGCCCGCTTCTCTTCCGGCTTGGGGAAGAGATCGGCCAGCTTCTTCAGGCCCTTGCGGCCCACTTCCTTGGCCGCATTGACGAAGGGCAGTCCGCCCTTGGCGCCGATGGAACCGAGCAGGGCGTTGATGATGTAGGCTGTGCGGCAGACCTGAAAGGAGTCGTTGTAGCGGGCGACCATCCAGCCGGGATGCCAGACCACGCTCGGGGCGGCGGCGGAGAGCTGGCGGGCCAGATCGACGATGGCCTCGGCCGAAGCGCCGGTCTCGGCGGCGGCCCACTCGGGCGTGTAGGGCTTCACGAATTCCTTGAGCTGCTCGAAGCCGTCCACGAACTGCTCGACGTATTCCTTGTTGTAGAGCCCCTCGTAAATGAGCGCGTGGATGACGCCGAGGTTGAAGCCGTAGTCCGTTCCGGGACGGATGAGGAAGAAATTGTCGGCCTTGCTCGCGCTGACGTTGCCGCGGATGTCGATGACGGTCAGCTTTGCGCCCCCGGCGATGCCGTCCAGGGCGGCGTTGACCTCGGCCACGTTGATGGCCTCCATGATATTGCGGGTCTGGAGGATGATGTGCTTGGCGTTGCGCAGGTCATAGGCCACCATCTTGCGGCCCACGCCGATGACGGACTGCGCGCCGTGCTGCACGTTGCGGGCGCAGGAGGCGTCATGGTTGCAGTAGTTGGGCGAGCCGATGCCGCGCATGAAGGCCTGATGCAGATCCGGGAAGGGACCTCCGCGGTCGCTCCACAGCACCGAACGGGGGCCGTGCTCGGCCATGATCCCCTTGAGTTTGTCGGCCACGTAATCCAGGGCTTCGTCCCAGGACACTGCCCGCCATTTGCCTTCGCCGCGCTCGCCCACGCGAATGAGCGGAGTCTGGGGCTTTTCCGGATCCTGCTCCAGGGCGATACCTGCCGCCCCGCGGGCGCAAAGCCCCTTCTTGAGCGGAGAAAATTCGTTACCCTGGACGCGAACGGCCTTGCCGTCCTGCACATCCACCTGGATTGGGCAGCGCACGGTGCACATGCCGCAGACACTGAACACTGATTTTGTTGCCGTCATGGCCATCTCCCGCTGATAAGGCGCGAGACCCGAAATCGGGCCCCGCTGATGGTTATTCAATATGATTGTTTGTCACTACCTGCAGACATGAGACAAGGAAAACACACCCGGGGAATGACCTTTTTTTCACAACCTCATCCTGGTCTAGCCCCCGCGCAAGCCCTTTTCTTTTCCGTGCTTGTATCAATTCTTCGTAGCTCCTGCTTCTCGTTCTCAAGGATGCGCCCGCCATTTTTTTTGATTGGCGTGAATCCGCATATCGTCACGACGAACATCCGCGCGTCTCTATTTCCCGATCACGGAAGACTTCGCGCCGATCAGCGTCAATCCACGCACCTTGTCCAGGAAGTCGTCCCGACGCACATCGTCCCGCTCCTCGCCGGGGCGCAGGGTCGAAATGACGAGACGACCGACCACGGCACGCCCTTCGCCCCCTTCCGGCAAAGCGGTGCGCACGCCCCAAAGATTGTGCAGCATGAGCGGTTCGTTCCGGTCGCTTGTGCCGAGGTAGAGCCCGATATGGCCCGGCAGCCAGATCAGGGAAGCAAACGGCACTCCCTGGGTGCGGATGGCGTGCAGCTTGGCGACAGCGTCCAGTCCCTCCAGGGAAAGGGATTCGCCTCCGTGTTTCGCCTGCTGCGAGGAATTGCGCGGCAGCCAGATGCCAAAGGGCAGGAACAGGTCGCGCATGGTGGATGAGCAGTCGCGATTCTCGAACATGCCTCCCCAGCCGTAGAGCTGCCCGGACATGGCGTCGGCCAGATCCGCCACGGAGCGCGAAGTCAGCGGCAGCGGCATGCGCGACGCCTGCAGATAGCCAAGCTCGGCCAGGGCCACCTTTGCCCGGCCCGTGGCGTCCCGGACAGGGACCTTGACCATGAAACCCTGCCCACCCCGGGAATGCAGGGGAAAAATGGCCCCGATATGGGTCTGTCCCAGAAACATGTCCTGCCCGATCAGCGAAGTCTCGTCCTTGCGCAGGGCCACCATGGCCCTTGATTCGTATTGCGCGCAAAAATTCTCGTCCGTCAGGGCCACGTCCTCGCTACGCACCCATCCGTTGGCAAAGGCCGTCTCGACGTAATACCAGGCCCGATCCAAAGAGACATGGGTGATGAAGACAGGCGTGCCCATCCACACGGCGGTGTTCTGAAAATAGTCGAAGGGGAAGCCTTCGCCGGGCCGTTTCGGGTCCAGAAAAAACGGCCGGTTCGAGGGCAGCACGCGCATGGAGGTGTTGCGTACGGTGATGGCCGGAGCGCTCAAGGAGGGATATGTGGGCAGATCCTGCAAGGCCACGACATGCACCCACCTGTCCTGCGGATACGGCTGCAGATTTTCGGCGTAGCCCTGTTTGGATCCGAGGCCGCGCACGCCCCAGGAAATGTCTTTCGCGGACAATGACGCACGCACCTGCTTCCACGGCGCAAAAAAACGCTCCAGGGCCTGGTTGTGCATGGCGACCTGCTCCGCCGGGGCCATGAGCGGCTGATCCGACACCTGCACTGCAAGGCTTGCCCGCTGCGGCACGGCAAGGACGATTTCCGAAAGCAGTGCCGGACCTTGCGGCGTCTCGTCCGTCTCCACCAGCGCAGGGCCGGAATCGGGCAGGATCTCGGGGCGGGGCTTGCCCGCGCAGGCGCTCAGGAGCGAGATGAAAACCGCCGTCCAAACCCCGAGAATCAAACCGCGCAAAATTTTCTTCATGTTTCCTGACCCATGCGTTGATGTGCGAAAATCTGCCCGTCCGGCACAGGCTTGGCCAGTACGCTCCTGTCCCCCGCCGCGCTCAATACACCTTGCGCCGGGAAAACCCCTTGCCGATGACGTTGAACGTGTTCTCGAAAATGACGAATGCGTCGGGATCGAGAGTGAATATCAATTCCTCAAGTTTTTTTTGCTGCACGTTGTTGACCACGGTCATGACCACCTGCTTGGGTTGCCCGGTGTACCCGCCACGCCCTTCGAGCAGGGTCACGCCCCGGTTGGCGCTCTTGATGATGGCGTCCGAAATGACCTGCGCATGATCGGAGATGATGAACACAAGCTTGCGCTGATTGAACATGCTCAGGACATAATCCATGATCTGGCTGGTCACGAAAACCATGATCAGGGAATAGAGCACCATGTCCGTCTCCAGCAGCGAGAAGCTGACGGTGAACAGGGCCGCGTTGAATATGAAGCTGACCTGGCCGATGCGGAATCCGAAACGCTGGTGCAAAAGGATGCCGAGAATATCGAGCCCGCCGGACGATCCGAGGGAACGCATGCTTATTCCCGATCCCGCGCCGAGCATGGCCCCACCGGCAATGGCCGCGAGCAGATGGTCGTGCACGGGAAGGGTGAAGCTGATGATCTCCATCCAGGCCGTGATGGCGCACATGCCGTAGGCCGTGTACAGCACGAATCTGCGGCTGATCATGACCCAGCCGATCACTGCGATGGGAATGTTCAGGACGAAGAGCCACAGTCCCGGAGTCAGCGTTTCCGTGAAGTAGTAGATCAAAAGGGCGATGCCCGACACGCCGCCGGTCACGAATCCGTGCGGCACGGCCACCGACTTGATGGACATGGCGATAAGAAAGCTGCCCACGGTCAGGAGAAATATGTTCCACGGGATGGAATAGGCGTAGAGCCGAAGTTTGGAGTTCATGGATGGCAACATGCCGCGTTTAACGAAAATGTCCAGCCTTTTGCCGAGGCAACGCCGTGACAAGCCCGCGTCTCATCCTCGTGGACGCGCCAACCTCTTCTTGTCCTGTCGCCCTCCCCTGCGCTACGCTGCGGCAAATCCATCGCCGGGAGCACTTCCATGAGCATCAAAGTCGCCACGCATATCGATTTCACGGCCATGACCCAGATTTTTGCGCAGGCCGGGCGCAAGGGACGAGACCTCCTCTACGAGCACGAGGTTTACAGCCTGCTGCGCAACCTCGGCTCCGAGACGCCGCCGCGCAGCCTCCTGCTCCTGGCCGGAACGCGGCCATCGGACGAGGAACTGCTGGCCCTGCCCGGAGACAGGGTCGTGCTCAAGATCGTCTCGCCCTACATCGTGCACAAGAGCGACGTCGGAGGCGTGCGCATCATCCCCAAGCATCCGGACAAGATCCGTTCGACCTGGCGGCGCATGATGTATGAAGTCGCCGAAAATTATGCCGATCGCATCGAGCGCCGCCCCGCCCATGCTCCGGCGCACTACCAGGGACTGACCGGCGATGCGCTGGTCTCGGCCATCTCCCAGGACATTCAGGGCGTGCTCCTGGTGCAGTTCATTCCTCCGGACGCCACCTCTTTCGGCAACGAACTCATTGTCGGCCTGCGCGCCACGCGCGAATTCGGCATGGTCCTCACCGCCGGAGTCGGCGGCACGGACACGGAGCTTCTGGCCGACAATTTCCGCAAGAACCGCAGCATCGTCTCGGCCTCCACGGAACTCAACGACGGCGAGTCCTTTTTTGAACTCTTCAGGCGCACCGTGGCCTACAAGGTCCTGGCCGGAAAGACGCGCGGCCAGAAGCGCGTGGTCGCCGACGAACAGCTCATCGAATGCTTTTCGGCGTTCATCCAGGTCGGTAACTTCTTTTCGCCCACGGCCGTGGACGCCCCCTTCGTCATCGAGGAACTGGAGATCAACCCCTTCGCCTTTTCGGACTTCATGATGGTGCCGCTCGATGGAATGTGCCGGTTCTCGCTGCCGCAAAAGACGCTGGCCGCCCCCAGGCCCGTGGAAAAGATCCACACCCTGCTGCATCCGGTCCGCATCGGCCTGATCGGGGTGTCCACTTCCCGGCGGAACTTTGGCCGCGTCATCCTGCAGAACGTCCTGGCGCACGGATTCCCGGCGGACAGGATAACGGTCGTCCATCCGGCCGCGACGGAAATCGACGGCGTCGCCTGCGTCCGGGAACTGTCCGCCCTTGACGAGCCGGTGGATCTCTTCGTGGTGGCCGTGGCGGCCGAAAACCTGCCCGAACTGATCGAGGAGATCATGTACTGCAAAAAGGCCGCATCCGTGTTGCTCATCCCGGGCGGCCTGGGCGAAACGCAAGACAGCAAGGCCATGGCTGAAAGGATCATGGCCTGGATCGACGACGGTCACAGGCAGGGCGACGGGCCCGTCTTCCTGGGCGGCAATTCCATGGGCGTCATTTCCCATCCGGGAAACTACGACACCTGGTTCATTCCCGAGAACAAGCTGCCCAAGGGTCGGGGACAGCACCATCGCAACTCCGCCTTCATCAGCCAGTCCGGGGCGTTCATGGCCACACGCATGAGCCGGGCCCCGGAACTTGACCCGGCCTATCTGATCTCCATCGGCAACCAGAACGACCTGACCCTGGGCGACTTCATGGCCTACTTCAGGAGCCATCCGGACACGGACGTGATCGGCGTCTACTGCGAAGGATTCAATGACCTGGACGGCGTGCACTTCACCCGCGCCGTGCGGGAGGCGGTCCTGGCCGGCAAGGAGATCATCTTCTACAAGGCCGGGCGCACGCCCGAGGGCAAGACCGCGACGTCCAGCCACACGGCCTCCCTGGCGGGAGACTACACGGTCTGCGAATCCTGCCTGACCCAGGCCGGAGCCATGGTGGCCAGATCCTTCAACCAGTTCACGGAACTCTACATGCTGGCCAAGGGCCTGCATGGCAAGACCATTGCCGGAAACCGCATGGCCGCCGTCTCAACGGCCGGATACGAGGCGGTGGGCATGGCCGACAACATCACGGCCGATGACTTCGAGCTGCGCATGGCCGCATTCCGTCCCGCCACAAGACAGCGCATCTCCAAGGCCCTGGCTGCCTGCGGACTCGACAGGCTGGTCGAGGTCAAGAATCCGCTGGACATGAACCCCGCGGCCACCGACGAACTTTTCACGGAGGTCGTGGAAGCGCTGGCGGCGGACCCGGGTGTGGACCTGGCCGTCGTCGGCATGATCCCGCTCACTCCGTCCCTGTCCTCCCTGGACATGGACGCAAGCCAGAACATTGCCGAGCGCATCAGCGCCATAGCGCGGCACAGTCCCAAGCCCATCGTGGCAGTGGTCGACGGCGGCGAGATGTACAACCCCTTCGCGGCCATGCTGCGCGAACGGGGCATGCCCGTGTTCAGGGATGCGGACCGGGCCGTGAGGGCCCTCGGGCTGTATGTTCAGGCCCGGCTTGGAGCGGAAAACCTGCGCTGCAGGAGAGGGGGAAACGTGGAAGAAAAAAAGGCTAGTCCTCTGCGTTCCGGCGCAGATTCTTGAGACGAGACTGTTTGGCCTTGGATGCCAGACGCCTCTCCTTGGAAGCCCGGGTGGGCTTCGTGGCCCGGCGAGGCTTGGGACGCACGGCGGCCTGGGCCACCAGATGCGCCAGTCGCTCAAGGGCGGCCTTGCGATTGGCCTCCTGGGTGCGATGCGACTCGGCCCGGATGACCAGCTCTCCGTCCACGGTGAGCCGCTTTCCGGCCAGCGCCTCAAGACGGGCCATCCCGTCCTCGTCCAGCCCGCGAA
It includes:
- a CDS encoding methyl-accepting chemotaxis protein, translated to MKLRFKFVLPLFISVVVLGLAGGLLIRSQLTDFQGQLLRSIAEEKSREVDTAIATLATQGLEKAALFSRRTDVVQAFELAHMGNIENEADPLMQQARDELRRLLEDDLAGFKSISGKSMQLHFHLPKARSLVRLWREKQTKRSGEWVDISDDLTSFRETVVQVNTNGKPIKGIEVGSGGFAIRGIAPVVDADGKQLGSVETLESFESVIAGAASGEGQSMVVYMNAANLSVATALQNPEKNPLVGDKFVLVTPTEDGRVEGLVTLDFLLKGQQGTVYERYGNAALAAFPVRDYAGGQVGVLVYAFDASSWTTAIRDVGFYILALMAVVLMAAGLISSFVLMRLIIRPLSLMKTRIVDITEDRADLTDSLAVTSSDEIGELCSWFNKLMEKIRNMLASVAQSSNQVASASQGLLQLAGSLNGYADTMTQTSKAAASSTDDMSSNMNTVAAAMEEFTVNIGTVATNSDEMSATISEIAVSTGKAKEMTVRAVSAASKATAQVSELGAATRDIGKVTESITAISSQTNLLALNATIEAARAGDAGRGFAVVANEIKELAQQTAKETEEIRNRIQGIQQATGQTISEIAEITEVIGDVDVIVGSIAAAVEEQSVTTRDIAENVGQASVGVQQVNESVAHVDSVVRDIARDVGQVRSVAEEVTSTAKSVHENAQNLSGLAEGLDTMVSKFKI
- a CDS encoding 4Fe-4S dicluster domain-containing protein — encoded protein: MSNYRMKLDKKRCIHCKACEVHCKVKNNNPVGIKYAVHTSGKPELKDGKIVMKASFRSCYHCDDPACVAACPTEAMVRRESDGLVYVVKDLCIGCEACIAACPWNIPVLHEEDNIVGKCDYCMDRLDAGLEPACVTACTTHALCLERKK
- a CDS encoding molybdopterin-dependent oxidoreductase, yielding MTATKSVFSVCGMCTVRCPIQVDVQDGKAVRVQGNEFSPLKKGLCARGAAGIALEQDPEKPQTPLIRVGERGEGKWRAVSWDEALDYVADKLKGIMAEHGPRSVLWSDRGGPFPDLHQAFMRGIGSPNYCNHDASCARNVQHGAQSVIGVGRKMVAYDLRNAKHIILQTRNIMEAINVAEVNAALDGIAGGAKLTVIDIRGNVSASKADNFFLIRPGTDYGFNLGVIHALIYEGLYNKEYVEQFVDGFEQLKEFVKPYTPEWAAAETGASAEAIVDLARQLSAAAPSVVWHPGWMVARYNDSFQVCRTAYIINALLGSIGAKGGLPFVNAAKEVGRKGLKKLADLFPKPEEKRADGVGWKYPQFDGGPGLVNLAYDAIVTGEPYPVKAYLCFRHDPLMAMPDPEALKKKWAGLDLLVSITFSWSDTAWNSDVVLPLSTYLARESIIAGKSGLKPQFFVRHRAQEPTFDSKADWEIICGLAKRLGLDPLAFETIEDLWNYQLQETGVSIEDFKAKGFVELADKPLYRPMSEIKLPTPSGKIEMLSGKWAKAGHDTLPPYVSPARPPQGMFRIAFGRVGVHTQGHTVNNPLLAEQMPENVAWIHTSRAAEMGIADGDLVEVFSVRGESGRIRAFVTDCVHPEALFMVHGFGHKLPVESRAIGKGAADHELMPGGLESWDKGGGCLSMQEHFVGVRKI
- a CDS encoding SH3 domain-containing protein, with protein sequence MKKILRGLILGVWTAVFISLLSACAGKPRPEILPDSGPALVETDETPQGPALLSEIVLAVPQRASLAVQVSDQPLMAPAEQVAMHNQALERFFAPWKQVRASLSAKDISWGVRGLGSKQGYAENLQPYPQDRWVHVVALQDLPTYPSLSAPAITVRNTSMRVLPSNRPFFLDPKRPGEGFPFDYFQNTAVWMGTPVFITHVSLDRAWYYVETAFANGWVRSEDVALTDENFCAQYESRAMVALRKDETSLIGQDMFLGQTHIGAIFPLHSRGGQGFMVKVPVRDATGRAKVALAELGYLQASRMPLPLTSRSVADLADAMSGQLYGWGGMFENRDCSSTMRDLFLPFGIWLPRNSSQQAKHGGESLSLEGLDAVAKLHAIRTQGVPFASLIWLPGHIGLYLGTSDRNEPLMLHNLWGVRTALPEGGEGRAVVGRLVISTLRPGEERDDVRRDDFLDKVRGLTLIGAKSSVIGK
- a CDS encoding YitT family protein; translated protein: MNSKLRLYAYSIPWNIFLLTVGSFLIAMSIKSVAVPHGFVTGGVSGIALLIYYFTETLTPGLWLFVLNIPIAVIGWVMISRRFVLYTAYGMCAITAWMEIISFTLPVHDHLLAAIAGGAMLGAGSGISMRSLGSSGGLDILGILLHQRFGFRIGQVSFIFNAALFTVSFSLLETDMVLYSLIMVFVTSQIMDYVLSMFNQRKLVFIISDHAQVISDAIIKSANRGVTLLEGRGGYTGQPKQVVMTVVNNVQQKKLEELIFTLDPDAFVIFENTFNVIGKGFSRRKVY
- a CDS encoding acetate--CoA ligase family protein is translated as MSIKVATHIDFTAMTQIFAQAGRKGRDLLYEHEVYSLLRNLGSETPPRSLLLLAGTRPSDEELLALPGDRVVLKIVSPYIVHKSDVGGVRIIPKHPDKIRSTWRRMMYEVAENYADRIERRPAHAPAHYQGLTGDALVSAISQDIQGVLLVQFIPPDATSFGNELIVGLRATREFGMVLTAGVGGTDTELLADNFRKNRSIVSASTELNDGESFFELFRRTVAYKVLAGKTRGQKRVVADEQLIECFSAFIQVGNFFSPTAVDAPFVIEELEINPFAFSDFMMVPLDGMCRFSLPQKTLAAPRPVEKIHTLLHPVRIGLIGVSTSRRNFGRVILQNVLAHGFPADRITVVHPAATEIDGVACVRELSALDEPVDLFVVAVAAENLPELIEEIMYCKKAASVLLIPGGLGETQDSKAMAERIMAWIDDGHRQGDGPVFLGGNSMGVISHPGNYDTWFIPENKLPKGRGQHHRNSAFISQSGAFMATRMSRAPELDPAYLISIGNQNDLTLGDFMAYFRSHPDTDVIGVYCEGFNDLDGVHFTRAVREAVLAGKEIIFYKAGRTPEGKTATSSHTASLAGDYTVCESCLTQAGAMVARSFNQFTELYMLAKGLHGKTIAGNRMAAVSTAGYEAVGMADNITADDFELRMAAFRPATRQRISKALAACGLDRLVEVKNPLDMNPAATDELFTEVVEALAADPGVDLAVVGMIPLTPSLSSLDMDASQNIAERISAIARHSPKPIVAVVDGGEMYNPFAAMLRERGMPVFRDADRAVRALGLYVQARLGAENLRCRRGGNVEEKKASPLRSGADS
- the arfB gene encoding alternative ribosome rescue aminoacyl-tRNA hydrolase ArfB, which produces MLITPRVHIEDEDIRLEFIRSSGPGGQNVNKVATAVRLRVRLDAIRGLDEDGMARLEALAGKRLTVDGELVIRAESHRTQEANRKAALERLAHLVAQAAVRPKPRRATKPTRASKERRLASKAKQSRLKNLRRNAED